One Pseudorasbora parva isolate DD20220531a chromosome 8, ASM2467924v1, whole genome shotgun sequence DNA window includes the following coding sequences:
- the LOC137084962 gene encoding uncharacterized protein, translating to MDALKQKQQWSEEETSCFLALWSSAEVQSKLDGASRTKPVLQQIQREMATVGFDRNVEQISNKLKKLKKDYRDQKKDLGRSGNGRPRRNPHFDVLDSVLGDRPACQVTGALNSATIMLESTVDNSLLQSCTDPELSAINDGDDNVVLPPPLGCSSPTPSCSSSGDSSAERRKRKRDSTSDLVQYLERADERFLQHSKEMDDALRQDMRADTHSLLGLMGRMVAIMEAQAQKK from the exons ATGGACGCGCTTAAGCAGAAACAACAGTGGTCCGAGGAGGAAACGAGCTGCTTTCTTGCACTCTGGTCCTCTGCAGAAGTCCAGAGTAAATTAGACGGGGCTTCACGGACAAAGCCTGTGTTACAGCAGATTCAGCGTGAGATGGCTACAGTGGGGTTCGACCGGAACGTCGAACAGATAAGCAacaaacttaaaaaattaaagaaGGACTACAGGGACCAAAAAAAGGATCTCGGTCGAAGCGGCAATGGTCGCCCACGTCGAAACCCACATTTCGACGTTCTCGACTCTGTCCTCGGCGATAGACCGGCATGCCAGGTGACTGGGGCACTGAACTCGGCAACGATAATGCTCGAGTCAACGGTGGATAATTCGCTGCTGCAAAGTTGCACTGATCCTG AATTGTCTGCCATTAACGACGGTGACGACAACGTTGTGTTACCGCCACCGCTGGGGTGCAGCTCTCCCACGCCGTCGTGTAGCAGCTCTGGAGATTCATCTGCTGAACGAA GAAAAAGGAAGAGAGACAGTACGTCAGACCTGGTGCAATATTTGGAAAGGGCAGATGAAAGGTTCTTGCAGCACAGCAAAGAAATGGACGATGCCTTGCGGCAGGACATGAGAGCGGACACACATTC